Proteins found in one Streptomyces sp. CB09001 genomic segment:
- a CDS encoding SDR family oxidoreductase: MSAAIPQPPAPHVVLGSGPAGTALARELVRRGHPVRLVDRRAAGPAIEGVERVPADVSTADGARAAIRDAAVVYHCVNVAYHLQVEVMPRVQEAVLAAVEASGARLVVLDTLYPYGETGGAVMTEDSPWKATSRKGRMRAELDERYLAAHRSGRAHVVLGRSADFFGPGVLNSSLGAAVFPGALTGGDVVAMGDIDLPHSYSGIEDVAAALATLGERPDGDGRVWHLPTAPAVSTREIHALIEQRVGRPLNVVVLERPRPYGPFDELLMAEYEEMFYQHTEPQVMDSGAFERFFGAAPTPLADAVDATVTWYEAWLRSR, encoded by the coding sequence ATGTCCGCCGCCATCCCGCAGCCGCCCGCCCCGCACGTCGTCCTGGGATCCGGTCCCGCCGGCACCGCGCTCGCCCGTGAGCTGGTACGCCGGGGCCACCCCGTCCGCCTGGTGGACCGCAGGGCCGCCGGTCCCGCGATCGAGGGCGTCGAGCGGGTCCCCGCCGACGTGAGCACGGCCGACGGTGCCCGCGCCGCCATACGCGACGCGGCCGTCGTGTACCACTGCGTCAACGTCGCCTATCACCTCCAGGTCGAGGTGATGCCCCGGGTCCAGGAGGCAGTCCTGGCCGCCGTCGAGGCGAGCGGCGCCCGGCTGGTGGTGCTCGACACCCTCTACCCGTACGGCGAGACCGGGGGAGCGGTGATGACCGAGGACAGCCCCTGGAAGGCGACCAGTCGCAAGGGACGGATGCGTGCCGAACTGGACGAGCGGTACCTCGCCGCCCACCGGTCCGGCCGGGCCCATGTGGTCCTCGGCCGCAGCGCCGACTTCTTCGGTCCCGGCGTGCTCAACTCTTCCCTGGGCGCGGCCGTCTTCCCCGGCGCCCTCACCGGCGGGGACGTCGTCGCCATGGGGGACATCGATCTGCCGCACAGCTACTCCGGCATCGAGGACGTGGCGGCCGCTCTCGCCACCCTCGGCGAGCGCCCCGACGGTGACGGTCGCGTCTGGCACCTGCCGACCGCGCCCGCCGTCAGCACGCGCGAGATCCACGCGCTGATCGAGCAGCGCGTGGGCCGCCCGCTGAACGTCGTGGTACTGGAACGGCCCCGCCCCTACGGCCCCTTCGACGAACTGCTGATGGCCGAGTACGAGGAGATGTTCTACCAGCACACGGAGCCGCAGGTCATGGACTCCGGTGCCTTCGAGCGGTTCTTCGGGGCGGCTCCGACGCCGCTCGCGGACGCCGTGGACGCGACCGTCACCTGGTACGAGGCGTGGCTCCGCAGCAGGTGA
- a CDS encoding GlsB/YeaQ/YmgE family stress response membrane protein — protein MEIDGIVSAIVIGVVIGVLGRLVVPGRQRIGVLWTILVGIVAALVGSWVASAFDVADTDGVDWVEWLIQIGLAAVGVAALDRSRSRSRPGR, from the coding sequence ATGGAGATCGACGGCATTGTCAGCGCCATCGTCATCGGCGTCGTCATCGGCGTGCTGGGCCGGCTGGTCGTCCCCGGCCGGCAGCGCATCGGCGTCCTGTGGACGATCCTCGTCGGCATCGTGGCCGCGCTCGTCGGATCGTGGGTCGCCTCGGCGTTCGACGTGGCCGACACGGACGGTGTCGACTGGGTCGAGTGGCTCATCCAGATCGGCCTGGCCGCGGTCGGTGTGGCCGCGCTGGACCGGTCCCGGTCCCGGTCGCGCCCGGGCCGTTGA
- a CDS encoding SPW repeat protein — protein sequence MANVSHPRGDISSHPDAPEMQARYARVLGGRDVALVDGPVFLLGLYCAVSPWILHFTASQPSLVAHNLIVGIAIGLLALGFTRAPERMYGLSWAMCAIGVWMIISPWIVGSSPDAGVIWNNIVIGALAVLLGMVCAGTAARSAPRRP from the coding sequence ATGGCCAACGTCTCGCACCCCCGAGGTGACATCTCCAGCCACCCGGACGCCCCGGAAATGCAGGCGCGCTACGCGCGCGTGCTCGGTGGTCGCGACGTGGCACTCGTGGACGGGCCGGTGTTCCTGCTCGGCCTCTACTGTGCCGTGTCCCCGTGGATACTCCACTTCACCGCCAGCCAGCCCTCACTGGTGGCCCACAACCTGATCGTGGGCATCGCCATCGGCCTGCTGGCTCTCGGGTTCACCCGGGCCCCGGAGCGCATGTACGGCCTCAGCTGGGCCATGTGCGCGATCGGAGTCTGGATGATCATTTCGCCCTGGATCGTGGGCTCGAGTCCGGACGCCGGTGTCATCTGGAACAACATCGTCATCGGCGCCCTGGCAGTGCTTCTGGGCATGGTCTGCGCCGGTACGGCGGCGCGGAGCGCCCCACGCAGGCCCTAG
- the ssuE gene encoding NADPH-dependent FMN reductase has protein sequence MATVLSVSGSPSASSRTNRLLRHLDDRLTAQGHAVVPLDVRAVPAQALLGADFGHPAITEAAELFARADGVVVGTPVYKASYSGVLKALLDLLPQYALTGKTVLPLATGGSTAHVLAIDYALRPVLNSMGAAHVVQGWFTLDRDISTHEDGTVTVAPGAAEALAHVVDQFSAALALRPAAPLPAVPALAAAS, from the coding sequence ATGGCCACCGTCCTGTCCGTCTCCGGCAGTCCCTCCGCCTCCTCGCGCACCAACCGGTTGCTGCGTCACCTCGACGACCGGCTGACCGCCCAGGGCCACGCGGTGGTCCCCCTCGACGTCCGCGCCGTCCCCGCACAGGCGCTGCTCGGCGCGGACTTCGGGCACCCCGCGATCACCGAGGCCGCCGAACTGTTCGCCCGGGCCGACGGCGTCGTCGTCGGCACGCCCGTCTACAAGGCGTCGTACTCCGGTGTTCTGAAGGCCCTCCTCGACCTCCTCCCGCAGTACGCCCTCACCGGCAAGACGGTGCTGCCGCTCGCCACCGGGGGGTCCACCGCCCATGTCCTGGCGATCGACTACGCGCTGCGCCCGGTGCTGAACTCCATGGGCGCGGCGCATGTCGTGCAGGGCTGGTTCACCCTGGACCGTGACATCTCGACGCACGAGGACGGCACGGTCACCGTCGCCCCGGGCGCCGCGGAGGCCCTCGCCCACGTCGTCGACCAGTTCTCGGCCGCCCTGGCCCTCCGGCCGGCCGCCCCCCTGCCGGCGGTCCCCGCGCTGGCCGCGGCGAGCTGA
- a CDS encoding glycoside hydrolase family 19 protein, with protein sequence MSRRRISALVTALALAGAVPLLMPANEASAAACSSYPAWSADANYNTGDIVRYTDGKAYIAEHANPGYDPLISTWYWNPYACDGGSQTPVGNFVVSEAQFNQMFPGRNSFYTYSGLTAALSAYPGFANTGSDTTKKQEAAAFLANVGHETGGLVHIVEQNTANYPHYCDWNQPYGCPAGQDAYYGRGPMQLSWNYNYKAAGDALGINLLGNPWLVQNDSAVAWKTALWYWNTQSGPGSMTGHNAMVNGAGFGQTIRSINGAVECDGKNPAQVQSRVTKYQQFSQILGVSPGGNLYC encoded by the coding sequence GTGTCGAGGCGCCGTATATCCGCCCTGGTGACCGCACTCGCCCTCGCCGGCGCAGTGCCGCTGCTCATGCCCGCCAACGAGGCGTCCGCCGCCGCGTGTTCGAGCTACCCGGCCTGGTCGGCCGACGCGAACTACAACACCGGCGACATCGTCCGCTACACCGACGGCAAGGCCTACATCGCCGAGCACGCCAACCCGGGCTACGACCCGCTCATCAGCACCTGGTACTGGAACCCGTACGCCTGTGACGGCGGTTCGCAGACGCCCGTCGGCAACTTCGTCGTCAGCGAGGCCCAGTTCAACCAGATGTTCCCGGGCCGGAACTCCTTCTACACCTACAGCGGCCTCACCGCCGCGCTGAGCGCCTACCCCGGCTTCGCCAACACCGGCAGCGACACCACCAAGAAGCAGGAGGCCGCGGCCTTCCTCGCCAACGTCGGCCACGAGACCGGCGGCCTCGTGCACATCGTCGAGCAGAACACCGCCAACTACCCCCACTACTGCGACTGGAACCAGCCCTACGGCTGCCCGGCCGGCCAGGACGCCTACTACGGGCGCGGCCCGATGCAGCTCAGCTGGAACTACAACTACAAGGCCGCGGGCGACGCGCTCGGCATCAACCTGCTGGGCAACCCCTGGCTGGTGCAGAACGACTCGGCCGTCGCCTGGAAGACCGCCCTGTGGTACTGGAACACCCAGTCCGGGCCCGGCAGCATGACCGGGCACAACGCCATGGTCAACGGCGCCGGCTTCGGCCAGACCATCCGCTCCATCAACGGCGCCGTCGAGTGCGACGGCAAGAACCCCGCCCAGGTCCAGAGCCGCGTCACCAAGTACCAGCAGTTCAGCCAGATCCTCGGCGTCTCCCCGGGCGGCAACCTGTACTGCTGA
- a CDS encoding aldo/keto reductase translates to MTSEAITAESAGTWHLGDLPVRRVGFGAMRLTGSAAFHLGTPSDRERSLAVLRRAVELGVNHIDTAAFYFSSLRSANELINSALAPYADDLVVATKVGPYRDWSGEWGTSARPEDLRAHVEENLRQLGRDHLDVVYLRRMRQDSIAEHFGALAELRRAGLIRHLGLSDVEPRHLAEAQAVAPVVSVQNRFGLGFHDPATDALLAQCRAQGIAFVPFYAIAGEAGPRGAGAAHEEEVRAVARAHGASPAQVRIAWTLHQGPHVLAIPGTGDPEHLAENVAAGALRLTDADLARLDGARTG, encoded by the coding sequence ATGACCTCGGAAGCGATCACCGCGGAGTCCGCGGGCACCTGGCACCTCGGCGACCTGCCCGTCCGCCGCGTCGGCTTCGGCGCGATGCGGCTGACGGGCAGCGCCGCCTTCCACCTCGGCACCCCGAGCGACCGCGAACGCTCCCTCGCCGTACTGCGCCGGGCGGTCGAACTCGGCGTCAACCACATCGACACCGCCGCCTTCTACTTCTCCTCCCTGCGCTCCGCCAACGAGCTGATCAACAGCGCGCTGGCGCCCTACGCCGACGACCTGGTCGTCGCCACCAAGGTCGGGCCCTACCGCGACTGGTCGGGGGAGTGGGGCACCTCCGCCCGCCCCGAGGACCTGCGCGCCCACGTCGAGGAGAACCTGCGCCAGCTCGGCCGCGACCACCTCGACGTCGTCTACCTGCGCCGCATGCGCCAGGACTCGATCGCGGAGCACTTCGGCGCCCTGGCCGAACTGCGCCGGGCGGGACTGATCCGCCACCTCGGCCTCTCCGACGTGGAGCCGCGGCACCTCGCCGAGGCGCAGGCCGTCGCCCCGGTGGTGAGCGTCCAGAACCGGTTCGGCCTCGGCTTCCACGACCCCGCCACCGACGCGCTCCTCGCCCAGTGCCGCGCCCAGGGCATCGCCTTCGTGCCGTTCTACGCCATCGCCGGCGAGGCCGGACCGCGGGGCGCCGGCGCCGCCCACGAGGAGGAGGTGCGCGCGGTGGCCCGGGCGCACGGGGCGAGCCCCGCGCAGGTCAGGATCGCCTGGACCCTGCACCAGGGCCCGCACGTGCTGGCCATCCCCGGCACCGGCGACCCGGAACACCTCGCCGAGAACGTCGCCGCAGGCGCCCTGCGCCTCACCGACGCGGACCTGGCGCGGCTCGACGGGGCGCGTACGGGCTGA
- a CDS encoding VOC family protein has translation MTRIALVALVVDDYDEAIRFYTEALGFRLAEDRPRPDGSRWVVVEPGGPDTGTALLLARAKGEVQRARVGDQTGGRVGFFLYTDDFARDHARMTAAGVTFLEEPRHEPYGSVAVFQDLYGNRWDLLQPVAP, from the coding sequence ATGACACGCATCGCCCTGGTCGCCCTCGTCGTCGACGACTACGACGAGGCGATCCGCTTCTACACCGAGGCCCTCGGCTTCCGCCTCGCCGAGGACAGGCCCCGGCCCGACGGCTCCCGCTGGGTCGTGGTCGAGCCCGGCGGCCCGGACACGGGTACCGCCCTGCTGCTGGCCCGCGCCAAGGGTGAGGTCCAGCGGGCCCGGGTCGGCGACCAGACGGGCGGGCGCGTCGGGTTCTTCCTGTACACCGACGACTTCGCCCGCGACCACGCCCGCATGACCGCGGCGGGCGTGACTTTCCTGGAGGAGCCCCGGCACGAGCCCTACGGTTCGGTCGCCGTCTTCCAGGACCTGTACGGCAACCGCTGGGACCTGCTCCAGCCCGTCGCCCCCTGA
- a CDS encoding adenosine deaminase encodes MSSTRIDTETLRRLPKAVLHDHLDGGLRPATVVELARSVGHTLPTTDPDALAAWYYEAANSGDLVRYIATFEHTLAVMQTREGLLRTAEEYVLDLAADGVVYGEVRYAPELMTAGGLTLAEVVETVQEGLAAGMAKAAAAGTPVRVGTLLCGMRMFDRVREAAGLAVAFRDAGVVGFDIAGAEDGFPPAGHLDAFEYLRRENVPFTIHAGEAHGLPSIHQALQVCGAQRIGHGVRITDDIPDLAAGKLGRLAAWVRDRRIALEMCPTSNLQTGAATSIAGHPITALKDLGFRVTLNTDNRLVSGTTMTREMSLLVEQAGWGVEDLRTVTVNALKSAFLPFDERNSLIRDVVLPGYASAL; translated from the coding sequence ATGTCATCTACGCGCATAGACACCGAGACCCTCCGCCGCCTCCCCAAGGCGGTCCTGCACGACCACCTCGACGGCGGCCTGCGCCCGGCGACCGTCGTGGAGCTGGCGCGGAGCGTCGGCCACACCCTGCCCACCACCGACCCCGACGCGCTGGCCGCCTGGTACTACGAGGCCGCCAACTCCGGCGACCTGGTGCGCTACATCGCCACCTTCGAGCACACCCTCGCCGTGATGCAGACCCGGGAGGGGCTGCTGCGCACCGCCGAGGAGTACGTCCTCGACCTCGCCGCCGACGGCGTCGTCTACGGCGAGGTCCGCTACGCCCCCGAGCTGATGACCGCCGGCGGGCTCACCCTCGCCGAGGTCGTGGAGACCGTCCAGGAGGGGCTGGCGGCCGGGATGGCCAAGGCCGCGGCGGCGGGCACCCCGGTCCGGGTCGGCACCCTGCTGTGCGGCATGCGGATGTTCGACCGGGTCCGCGAGGCCGCCGGCCTCGCGGTCGCCTTCCGGGACGCCGGGGTCGTCGGCTTCGACATCGCTGGCGCCGAGGACGGCTTCCCGCCCGCCGGCCACCTCGACGCCTTCGAGTACCTGCGCCGCGAGAACGTGCCCTTCACCATCCACGCCGGGGAGGCGCACGGGCTGCCCAGCATCCACCAGGCCCTCCAGGTGTGCGGCGCCCAGCGCATCGGCCACGGCGTGCGCATCACCGACGACATCCCCGACCTGGCGGCGGGAAAGCTCGGCCGGCTCGCGGCCTGGGTGCGCGACCGCCGGATCGCCCTGGAGATGTGCCCGACCTCCAACCTCCAGACCGGCGCCGCCACCTCCATCGCCGGGCATCCGATCACCGCGCTGAAGGACCTCGGCTTCCGCGTCACCCTCAACACCGACAACCGCCTCGTCTCGGGCACGACCATGACGCGCGAGATGTCCCTGCTGGTCGAGCAGGCGGGCTGGGGCGTCGAGGACCTGCGCACGGTCACCGTGAACGCCCTCAAGAGCGCCTTCCTCCCCTTCGACGAGCGCAACAGCCTCATCCGGGACGTGGTCCTGCCGGGCTACGCGTCCGCGCTCTGA
- a CDS encoding DinB family protein — MHAKDILIEGYGRIQEEVHAAVEGLDPDGLNARPAADANSVAWLVWHLTRVQDDHMADAFGLDQVWLTGEWEKRFGLGLPRRDTGYGHSPAEVAKVRVDSGELLTGYYDAVHEQTLTALRSLTAKDLERVVDDHWDPPVTLAVRLVSVLSDDLQHVGQAAYVRGLVQSADA; from the coding sequence ATGCATGCGAAGGACATCCTCATCGAGGGCTACGGCCGCATCCAGGAAGAAGTCCACGCCGCCGTCGAGGGCCTGGACCCCGACGGCCTGAACGCCCGCCCCGCCGCCGACGCCAATTCCGTCGCCTGGCTGGTCTGGCATCTCACCCGCGTCCAGGACGACCACATGGCCGACGCCTTCGGGCTCGACCAGGTGTGGCTCACCGGGGAGTGGGAGAAACGCTTCGGCCTGGGGCTGCCCCGCCGCGACACCGGGTACGGCCACAGTCCCGCCGAGGTCGCGAAGGTGCGGGTCGACTCGGGCGAGCTGCTGACCGGCTACTACGACGCCGTGCACGAGCAGACGTTGACGGCCCTGCGCTCCCTGACCGCGAAGGACCTGGAGCGGGTCGTCGACGACCACTGGGATCCGCCGGTCACGCTCGCCGTGCGGCTGGTCAGCGTCCTGTCCGACGATCTCCAGCACGTCGGACAGGCCGCCTATGTGCGCGGGCTCGTTCAGAGCGCGGACGCGTAG
- a CDS encoding LysR substrate-binding domain-containing protein, with translation MELRHLQHFVAVAEDQHFTRAAERLLVSQSGLSASIRALERELRAPLFVRTTRRVTLTEAGRALLEEARRILAQVRSAHEAVAAVQGVLRGTLSLGAEQCIAGVPVARLLAAFRRGHPDVEIRLRQAGSGELAEEVAAGRLDLAFAYRTQADTDQLRSVSLAGEPMTVLCHPDHRLAADGAVLTPQDLADEVFVDFHPDWGPRRVTDAVFAAAGVRRTVPLEVNDVHGLLDLIDENLGIAVVPRHFRHKRAALTSLPLKDADGTEYETIALLPSAQATSPAARALMGLLETGSG, from the coding sequence ATGGAACTGCGTCATCTCCAGCACTTCGTGGCGGTCGCCGAGGACCAGCACTTCACCCGCGCGGCGGAACGCCTGCTGGTGTCCCAGTCGGGCCTGTCGGCGTCGATCCGGGCGCTGGAGCGGGAGCTGCGGGCACCGCTGTTCGTGCGCACCACCCGCCGGGTGACGCTGACGGAGGCCGGGCGGGCGCTGCTGGAGGAGGCCCGGCGGATCCTCGCCCAGGTGCGCTCGGCGCACGAGGCGGTCGCCGCGGTGCAGGGGGTGCTGCGCGGGACACTGTCGCTGGGCGCCGAGCAGTGCATCGCCGGGGTGCCGGTGGCCCGGCTGCTGGCCGCGTTCCGGCGCGGCCACCCGGACGTGGAGATCCGGCTGCGGCAGGCGGGCTCCGGGGAGCTGGCGGAGGAGGTCGCGGCGGGGCGGCTCGACCTGGCGTTCGCGTACCGCACCCAGGCGGACACGGACCAGTTGCGCTCGGTCTCACTGGCGGGCGAGCCGATGACGGTGCTGTGCCACCCGGACCACCGGCTGGCGGCGGACGGCGCGGTGCTCACTCCGCAGGACCTGGCCGACGAGGTGTTCGTCGACTTCCACCCGGACTGGGGTCCGCGCCGCGTCACCGACGCCGTCTTCGCCGCGGCGGGCGTGCGGCGGACCGTGCCGCTGGAGGTGAACGACGTGCACGGGCTGCTCGACCTGATCGACGAGAACCTCGGCATCGCGGTCGTGCCGCGGCACTTCCGCCACAAGCGGGCCGCCCTCACCTCACTGCCGCTCAAGGACGCGGACGGCACGGAGTACGAGACCATCGCGCTGCTGCCGTCCGCGCAGGCGACCAGCCCGGCGGCGCGGGCGCTGATGGGGCTGCTGGAGACGGGCAGCGGGTGA
- the mgrA gene encoding L-glyceraldehyde 3-phosphate reductase — MYTAHPDRYAEMPYRRTGRSGLKLPALSLGLWHNFGPDRPVETQRAILRRAFDLGVTHFDLANNYGPPPGSAESALGEALKADFAPYRDELVISTKAGYLMWPGPYGEWGSRKSLLSSLDQSLSRMGLEYVDIFYSHRPDPDTPLEETMGALHTAVQQGKALYVGVSNYSPEQTREAARILAELGTPLLIHQPRYSMLDRRPETSGLLDTLDELKVGSIAYSPLEQGLLTGRYLNGIPEDSRAASDSPFLNSDAVTEELVGKLRALNEIAGSRGQSLAQTALAWVLRQGRVTSALVGASSPRQLEDSVAAIGNLDFDADELARIDKIVQG, encoded by the coding sequence TTGTACACCGCACACCCCGACCGCTACGCGGAGATGCCCTACCGGCGCACCGGACGCAGCGGCCTGAAGCTCCCCGCGCTCTCGCTCGGCCTGTGGCACAACTTCGGCCCGGACCGCCCCGTCGAGACCCAGCGCGCCATCCTGCGCCGCGCCTTCGACCTGGGCGTCACCCACTTCGACCTCGCCAACAACTACGGCCCGCCGCCCGGCTCCGCCGAGTCCGCGCTCGGCGAGGCACTCAAGGCCGACTTCGCGCCGTACCGCGACGAGCTGGTGATCTCCACCAAGGCCGGCTACCTGATGTGGCCCGGCCCGTACGGCGAGTGGGGCTCGCGCAAGTCCTTGCTGTCGTCCCTGGACCAGAGCCTGTCCCGGATGGGCCTGGAGTACGTCGACATCTTCTACTCGCACCGCCCCGACCCGGACACTCCGCTGGAGGAGACGATGGGCGCCCTGCACACGGCGGTGCAGCAGGGCAAGGCGCTCTACGTCGGCGTCTCCAACTACTCGCCGGAGCAGACCCGCGAGGCCGCCCGCATCCTGGCGGAGCTGGGCACCCCGCTGCTGATCCACCAGCCCCGCTACTCCATGCTCGACCGGCGCCCCGAGACCAGCGGTCTGCTGGACACCCTCGACGAGCTGAAGGTCGGCTCCATCGCCTACTCCCCGCTGGAGCAGGGCCTGCTGACCGGCCGCTATCTGAACGGCATCCCGGAGGACTCGCGGGCCGCGAGCGACAGCCCCTTCCTCAACTCCGACGCGGTCACCGAGGAACTGGTCGGCAAGCTGCGCGCCCTGAACGAGATCGCCGGGTCCCGCGGCCAGTCGCTGGCCCAGACGGCGCTCGCCTGGGTGCTGCGGCAGGGCAGGGTGACCTCGGCGCTGGTCGGCGCGAGCAGCCCGCGGCAGCTGGAGGACAGCGTCGCGGCCATCGGGAACCTCGATTTCGACGCCGACGAACTGGCCCGCATCGACAAGATCGTCCAGGGCTAG
- a CDS encoding nuclear transport factor 2 family protein: MSAPTRRYEDAVARYFEAWNAGPDAVAKAVAAAWTEDGGYTDPLADVRGHEQIAAVIAAAHEQFPGFTFRLSGAVDGHHDTARFSWELVSDAEEDRAPVAGFDVITLDGGDRIRSVFGFLDRVPAGA, translated from the coding sequence ATGTCCGCACCCACCCGCCGTTACGAGGACGCCGTCGCCCGCTACTTCGAGGCCTGGAACGCGGGTCCGGACGCGGTGGCCAAGGCGGTCGCCGCGGCCTGGACGGAGGACGGCGGCTACACCGACCCCCTGGCCGACGTGCGCGGCCACGAGCAGATCGCCGCCGTGATCGCGGCGGCGCACGAGCAGTTCCCCGGGTTCACCTTCCGGCTGTCGGGCGCGGTCGACGGGCACCACGACACGGCGCGCTTCTCCTGGGAGCTGGTGAGCGACGCCGAGGAGGACCGGGCACCGGTGGCCGGGTTCGACGTGATCACCCTGGACGGCGGGGACCGCATCCGGTCGGTGTTCGGCTTCCTGGACCGGGTGCCCGCGGGGGCGTGA
- a CDS encoding streptophobe family protein: MPPGPPGSPGAPGPPGSSGRAVARHGWAQALGTVLAGLVAMGGVAALGLWAAGAADLPDRAFPRVVVATFVTSVGGAVEMSGDAGELAATDAGLTVMPLSVTLTGALVIARGFLRPLRHRAVAGARELAGWAGRIAVLWLLALLGAGFAARQTFEVSLGEGLLSDLGDLFGVRPTVGFTTDVPLTVLFGLLWLAGVLVLALLVSHRAPLPGRLPRLRTSVRPAAYAMVALLLAYVVVGVVVALVAAATRDRPADTFAVLLLGLPNLAWPALTIGLGATWNGRVEGPFGLPMPRVLDEVLRTPDVSTVNVGTLAEHDGRMWWLLVAAAVLVLSAGFLMASRCPARLPAWLHAVHMAVALALTVLVIGLVGRVSAHYGLSVLGIGDLGGGLAGQVFLRPRLWGAVGLALLWGLVAGFLGALLARWLGGRSRRVRF, translated from the coding sequence GTGCCCCCCGGGCCTCCTGGCTCTCCCGGAGCTCCGGGGCCTCCCGGTTCGTCCGGCCGGGCGGTCGCCCGGCACGGCTGGGCGCAGGCCCTGGGCACGGTGCTGGCCGGGCTGGTCGCCATGGGGGGCGTGGCCGCGCTCGGGCTGTGGGCGGCCGGTGCCGCGGACCTGCCCGACCGCGCCTTTCCCCGGGTCGTCGTGGCGACGTTCGTCACCTCCGTGGGCGGTGCGGTGGAGATGTCCGGCGACGCGGGTGAGCTGGCGGCCACCGACGCGGGGCTGACCGTGATGCCGCTGTCCGTCACCCTGACCGGTGCGCTGGTGATCGCCCGGGGCTTCCTGCGCCCGTTGCGCCACCGGGCCGTCGCCGGCGCGCGGGAGCTGGCGGGCTGGGCGGGGCGGATCGCGGTCCTGTGGCTGCTCGCCCTCCTCGGGGCGGGGTTCGCGGCGCGGCAGACGTTCGAGGTCTCCCTCGGGGAGGGGCTGCTGAGTGACCTCGGCGACCTGTTCGGCGTGCGTCCGACGGTCGGTTTCACCACGGACGTGCCGCTGACCGTCCTCTTCGGTCTGCTGTGGCTGGCGGGGGTGCTCGTCCTCGCCCTGCTGGTCTCGCACCGGGCGCCGCTGCCCGGTCGGCTGCCGCGGCTGCGGACGTCGGTGCGGCCGGCCGCGTACGCGATGGTGGCGCTGCTGCTCGCGTACGTGGTCGTCGGTGTCGTCGTCGCGCTGGTCGCCGCGGCGACGCGGGACCGTCCCGCGGACACCTTCGCCGTGCTGCTGCTCGGGCTCCCGAACCTGGCCTGGCCAGCGCTCACGATCGGCCTCGGGGCGACCTGGAACGGGCGGGTGGAGGGGCCGTTCGGGCTCCCGATGCCTCGGGTCCTCGACGAGGTGCTGCGCACGCCCGACGTCTCGACCGTGAACGTGGGCACGCTCGCCGAGCACGACGGGCGGATGTGGTGGCTCCTGGTCGCCGCGGCGGTGCTGGTCCTGTCGGCCGGATTCCTCATGGCGTCCCGCTGTCCGGCCCGCCTGCCGGCCTGGCTGCACGCCGTGCACATGGCCGTCGCCCTGGCGCTCACCGTTCTGGTGATCGGCCTGGTCGGCCGGGTCTCCGCCCACTACGGGCTGTCGGTGCTCGGCATCGGCGACCTGGGCGGCGGGCTGGCCGGGCAGGTGTTCCTGCGGCCGCGTCTGTGGGGTGCGGTGGGTCTCGCGCTGCTGTGGGGGCTGGTCGCCGGGTTCCTGGGCGCGCTGCTCGCACGGTGGCTGGGCGGCCGGTCCCGCCGGGTCCGGTTCTGA